In Stenotrophomonas sp. ESTM1D_MKCIP4_1, a single genomic region encodes these proteins:
- a CDS encoding 50S ribosomal protein L25/general stress protein Ctc — protein MSKTHEIKVTKRELQRKGASRRLRHAGVIPAIVYGGNAEPVAISLDHNEIWLAQQNEWFYASILDLNLDGQVQKVLLRDMQRHPYKQLIMHLDFQRVNENEALTASVPLHFINEDTSPAGKAADVVVTHELKEVTISCLPKDLPESIEVDLGGLNAGDVVYLSNIKLPKGVEIPALALGKDHDDAIVTAKHGKEDAADAEAPAAE, from the coding sequence ATGTCGAAGACCCATGAAATCAAGGTCACCAAGCGTGAACTGCAGCGTAAGGGTGCGAGCCGCCGCCTGCGTCACGCTGGTGTGATCCCGGCCATCGTGTACGGCGGCAACGCCGAGCCGGTCGCCATCAGCCTGGACCACAACGAAATCTGGCTGGCCCAGCAGAACGAGTGGTTCTATGCCTCCATCCTGGACCTGAACCTGGACGGCCAGGTGCAGAAGGTCCTGCTGCGTGACATGCAGCGCCACCCGTACAAGCAGCTGATCATGCACCTGGACTTCCAGCGCGTGAACGAGAACGAAGCCCTGACCGCTTCGGTCCCGCTGCACTTCATCAACGAAGACACCTCGCCGGCTGGCAAGGCTGCCGACGTCGTGGTCACCCACGAACTGAAGGAAGTGACCATCAGCTGCCTGCCGAAGGACCTGCCGGAGTCGATCGAAGTCGACCTGGGCGGCCTGAACGCTGGCGACGTGGTCTACCTGTCCAACATCAAGCTGCCGAAGGGCGTGGAAATCCCGGCCCTGGCGCTGGGCAAGGACCACGACGACGCCATCGTCACCGCCAAGCACGGCAAGGAAGACGCTGCCGACGCTGAAGCACCGGCTGCCGAGTAA